The nucleotide sequence CGAAAAATAATCCGGTTTTAGCTTCGATAATTAATTCCCTTGTTGAAGGTAAATCGCTCGCAATTACCGGAATACAGAAACTGTAATAATCAAATAATTTTAAAGGCGATGTTAAATATTTATTAAAAAATGTATTTTCCAAGGGAATAATTCCAATGGCGGTTTTCGCTAAATATTCACTCATTTCTTTCTTATTTATCCAGCCTGTAATTTTAACATAATCCGGGTTATAATAATTACTAATTATATTTTTCGTTTCTTCAACTTCAAATTCTGTTTTTCCGCCTATAATTAAAATTTCCGGTTTTGATCTTGATTGAGCTGCCGCTTGTATTAGTTGATCTACACCTTTATGTTTGTCTAATGAACCTATGTAAGTTACATATTTTTTTTCATGATTAATATTTTCAATATCACGCAATCCGGTTCTCGTAACAAAGATGTTCACGTTAGGAAAATGTTCTTCATACAATTCCTTTTGCGAATTCTGAAGACAAATCACTCCGTCAATTCGGGGAATAAATTTATTTTCAATTTTTTCAATTTTTCTTTTTTTACTATGATTGATATCATCGCGTAATTTTAAATTGGCATAAAAATCATGAGTTTCGAAATAAACTTTAATTTTGAATTTTAATTTAATTTTAATAAGATATTTGAGAAAAGTGGGATTTCGAGTAATTACTATATCGACATTATTTTGTCTAATTAACTTTTTTAATGTTTTGAATACATTCCTATAGTAAAAATAATTTGTATTAATAATAGAATTATTG is from Ignavibacteriota bacterium and encodes:
- a CDS encoding glycosyltransferase, whose product is MKIAYVHTGKWPSNSPSFTFATNNAVALAQEFEECFLFVKNNSEKTSDEIINNELNISFPKNLTIIRFANNSIINTNYFYYRNVFKTLKKLIRQNNVDIVITRNPTFLKYLIKIKLKFKIKVYFETHDFYANLKLRDDINHSKKRKIEKIENKFIPRIDGVICLQNSQKELYEEHFPNVNIFVTRTGLRDIENINHEKKYVTYIGSLDKHKGVDQLIQAAAQSRSKPEILIIGGKTEFEVEETKNIISNYYNPDYVKITGWINKKEMSEYLAKTAIGIIPLENTFFNKYLTSPLKLFDYYSFCIPVIASDLPSTRELIIEAKTGLFFGSVSDLADKIDELLLSNCIIDEMRNNIQEYAQKFLWINRAKELKKIFNLNSKSNLIE